One window of Psychrobacillus sp. FSL H8-0483 genomic DNA carries:
- the smc gene encoding chromosome segregation protein SMC — protein sequence MFLKRLEIIGFKSFADRIGIDFVPGVTAVVGPNGSGKSNVTDAIRWVLGEQSAKSLRGAKMEDVIFAGSDSRKALNFAEVTLILDNSDNRVALDFAEISVTRRVFRSGDSEYLLNKQTCRLKDITDLFLDSGLGKEAFSIISQGRVDEILNSRPEDRRTIFEETAGVLKYKQRKKKAEYKLIETDDNLNRVLDILHELDGRLEPLQIQSSLASDYLKMSEELKDIEVAVIAHDLRLFVQENSDLHTKLKVLEESKQKLLLQINESETSIQTDRKVISATDEKLDAEQTGLVEASSELERLEGRKLLLAEKKQNASQQISQLRRALEEEQEKLQMLESQLEENNVSNSEKQILLKELRSKKLQIDKVLSKSASEVEEEIEDLKSTYIDLLNEEATMKNEMKHMEQQLHVELVSSEKMIEDYRELKEELEKLSSRKEQLNQLLAVCQKELEQKLLDYKTKRQASERLENSFEEQQTMLQKAYQMKHQMQARKDSLEELESEFSGFFQGVKEVLIARDKKELQGIHGAVAELIQIPHSYMNAIDTAIGQQSQHIITDTSQDARQAIEWLKKKRVGRATFLPLQVMKSRKLNEHTLASINQHPSFVNTADKLVNYSDGYQIIVENLLGNIIIAKDLKGANEMASRLQYKYRFVTLDGDVVNAGGSLTGGSVKQQSSLFTRKVELEQLNDKLLELEKSVLQAESSVSSKKQEVQQLKIVLEETRLAGEACREEEHKLLSETRECAAIISRLTNQLLEYDEVKMEKNHLHDNLVLKKDQTATRSAEIKKSLASIQQTIDQLQLLKQQSIEEKDKFQNELGELLSTIAVVNEQVTQQEKEKAQLVLSIQTSSQKIDTLQKEIGWYENDDQGGPSAEELTNLIAKNKTIKDHLMEQIQIGKAKRLELAQKVNDAENVLKQIQHQLSLQTNEERALEIKLSKLEVELNTLQHHLEDTYEMTLEEAERDFPFEMEEELARKKVKLLRRSIEELGPINLGSIQEYQQVSERHSFLTEQREDLLSAQETLHEVIREMDEEMSIRFETTFNEIQRHFKSVFRELFGGGQADLILTDPTSLLDTGIDILAQPPGKKLQNLSLLSGGERALTAIALLFSILHTRPVPFCILDEVEAALDEANVTRYSNYLKKFSHDTQFIVITHRKGTMEGADVLYGITMQESGISKLVSVKLEEQLVT from the coding sequence TTGTTCCTTAAAAGATTAGAAATTATTGGATTTAAATCATTTGCGGACCGAATTGGAATAGATTTTGTTCCTGGAGTTACCGCGGTAGTAGGCCCAAATGGTAGTGGTAAAAGTAATGTAACGGATGCGATCAGATGGGTTTTAGGAGAGCAATCTGCTAAATCACTTCGTGGAGCAAAAATGGAAGATGTTATTTTTGCTGGTAGTGATTCACGAAAAGCCTTAAACTTTGCAGAAGTTACCTTAATACTCGATAACTCAGATAATCGAGTAGCACTTGATTTTGCAGAAATTAGTGTGACAAGAAGAGTTTTCAGGTCGGGAGATAGTGAATACTTATTAAATAAACAAACGTGTAGATTGAAGGATATCACGGATTTATTTCTAGATTCTGGACTTGGAAAAGAAGCCTTTTCCATCATTTCACAAGGTAGAGTAGATGAAATCTTAAATAGTCGACCAGAAGATAGAAGGACTATTTTTGAAGAAACTGCAGGAGTGCTCAAGTATAAACAACGTAAAAAGAAAGCGGAATATAAACTTATTGAAACAGATGATAATTTAAACCGCGTACTAGATATTCTGCATGAATTAGATGGACGTCTGGAGCCTTTACAAATTCAGTCTTCCTTAGCATCTGATTATTTAAAAATGTCCGAAGAGCTGAAAGACATTGAAGTTGCTGTAATTGCTCATGACCTACGATTATTCGTACAAGAAAATTCGGATTTACATACAAAACTAAAAGTTTTGGAAGAATCAAAACAAAAGCTTTTGTTACAAATTAATGAATCGGAAACAAGTATTCAAACCGATAGAAAAGTGATATCTGCAACAGATGAAAAGTTAGATGCTGAACAGACTGGGCTAGTCGAGGCTAGTTCTGAATTAGAGCGTTTAGAAGGTAGAAAACTTTTACTTGCGGAAAAGAAACAAAATGCAAGTCAACAAATTTCCCAGTTAAGAAGAGCGTTAGAAGAAGAGCAAGAAAAGCTTCAAATGCTTGAATCGCAGCTGGAAGAAAACAACGTCTCCAACTCAGAAAAACAAATTCTTCTGAAAGAACTTCGTTCCAAGAAACTTCAGATTGATAAGGTACTAAGTAAATCAGCTTCTGAAGTGGAAGAAGAAATAGAAGATTTGAAAAGCACATATATTGATTTATTGAATGAAGAAGCTACCATGAAAAATGAAATGAAACATATGGAGCAGCAACTTCATGTTGAATTGGTTTCTTCTGAGAAAATGATCGAAGACTACCGAGAGTTAAAAGAAGAATTAGAAAAGCTTTCGAGCCGTAAAGAGCAATTAAATCAGCTATTAGCTGTTTGTCAAAAAGAATTAGAGCAAAAATTACTAGATTATAAGACAAAACGACAAGCATCGGAACGTCTGGAAAATTCCTTTGAAGAACAGCAAACCATGCTTCAAAAAGCATATCAAATGAAGCATCAAATGCAAGCTAGAAAAGACTCTTTAGAAGAGTTGGAGTCTGAGTTTTCTGGATTTTTCCAAGGAGTTAAAGAAGTTTTAATTGCTAGGGATAAAAAAGAATTGCAAGGTATCCATGGTGCCGTAGCAGAATTAATACAAATTCCGCATTCCTATATGAATGCAATTGATACTGCCATTGGTCAACAGTCTCAGCATATAATTACAGACACTAGTCAAGATGCACGACAGGCGATTGAATGGTTAAAAAAGAAAAGAGTAGGTAGAGCGACATTTCTTCCTCTGCAAGTAATGAAATCTCGTAAGTTAAATGAGCATACATTGGCGAGTATTAATCAACATCCTTCTTTTGTAAATACAGCAGACAAACTGGTTAACTATAGTGATGGGTATCAAATTATTGTAGAAAACCTTCTTGGAAATATTATTATTGCAAAAGATTTAAAAGGTGCAAATGAAATGGCATCTCGACTGCAATATAAATACCGTTTTGTTACTTTAGATGGGGATGTTGTGAATGCAGGTGGTTCTTTAACGGGTGGTTCAGTTAAACAACAGTCTTCTTTATTCACGCGAAAAGTGGAGCTGGAGCAGCTAAATGACAAGTTATTAGAATTAGAAAAGTCTGTCTTACAAGCGGAGAGTTCTGTTTCCTCTAAAAAGCAAGAAGTACAGCAATTGAAAATAGTACTTGAAGAAACGCGTCTAGCTGGAGAAGCTTGCCGTGAAGAAGAGCATAAACTATTGTCGGAAACGAGAGAGTGCGCAGCCATTATTTCTCGACTTACCAATCAATTACTGGAATACGATGAAGTAAAAATGGAAAAGAATCATTTGCACGATAACTTAGTTCTTAAAAAAGATCAAACCGCTACTAGAAGTGCAGAGATAAAAAAATCACTAGCGTCTATTCAGCAGACAATCGATCAGCTACAGTTATTAAAGCAACAATCCATTGAAGAGAAAGACAAGTTCCAAAATGAGCTTGGTGAGTTGCTATCAACTATTGCAGTTGTTAATGAACAAGTGACGCAGCAGGAAAAAGAAAAAGCTCAGCTTGTTCTTTCCATTCAAACAAGCTCGCAAAAAATAGATACTTTACAAAAAGAAATCGGTTGGTATGAAAATGATGATCAAGGTGGTCCTTCAGCAGAAGAGCTAACTAATCTTATAGCGAAGAATAAAACGATAAAAGACCATTTAATGGAGCAAATCCAAATTGGTAAAGCGAAGCGGTTGGAACTTGCACAAAAAGTAAATGATGCTGAAAATGTTCTGAAGCAAATCCAACATCAGCTTAGTTTACAAACGAATGAAGAACGTGCCCTCGAAATTAAGTTAAGTAAACTAGAAGTAGAGTTGAACACGTTGCAACATCATTTAGAAGACACTTATGAAATGACATTAGAGGAAGCAGAGCGCGACTTCCCATTTGAAATGGAAGAAGAACTAGCCCGTAAAAAGGTGAAGCTTCTGAGACGTTCTATTGAAGAACTAGGTCCTATTAATTTAGGCTCTATTCAAGAATATCAACAAGTAAGTGAACGCCATTCATTTTTAACGGAACAACGAGAAGATTTGCTCTCTGCACAAGAAACATTGCATGAAGTAATTAGAGAAATGGACGAAGAAATGTCGATTCGTTTTGAAACTACTTTTAACGAAATACAGAGACATTTTAAATCCGTTTTCCGAGAATTATTTGGTGGTGGTCAGGCTGATCTAATATTAACGGACCCAACTTCCTTACTGGATACAGGTATCGATATTCTTGCGCAACCTCCAGGGAAGAAGTTGCAAAATCTGTCCCTATTATCTGGTGGAGAGCGTGCACTTACTGCTATTGCTTTACTATTTTCAATTCTTCATACGCGACCAGTTCCGTTTTGTATCTTAGATGAAGTTGAAGCTGCACTGGATGAAGCAAATGTTACTCGTTATAGCAATTATTTGAAAAAGTTCAGTCATGATACCCAGTTTATAGTTATTACGCATCGAAAAGGGACAATGGAAGGTGCGGATGTCTTGTATGGTATTACCATGCAGGAATCCGGTATTTCTAAATTAGTTTCTGTAAAACTAGAAGAGCAGTTAGTGACATAG
- the ftsY gene encoding signal recognition particle-docking protein FtsY encodes MSFFKKFKEKMLGTTEEVQETVSITNKFKEGLAKTRNQFTSKVNDLVARYRKVDEDFFEELEEILLQADVGFETVVELMESLRFEVQRKNIKDTAGIQSVISEKLVEIYEAGDDNSTELQLENEGLSVILFVGVNGVGKTTTIGKLAHRLKGEGKKVILAAGDTFRAGAIDQLQVWGDRVGVEVIKQAEGSDPAAVMYDAIRAAKTRNADVLICDTAGRLQNKVNLMNELEKIHRVISREIPNAPHEVLLALDATTGQNALVQAQTFKEVTNVTGIVLTKLDGTAKGGIVLAIRNKLHIPVKFVGLGEQMDDLQPFDAEKYVYGLFAEGLELESENETDK; translated from the coding sequence ATGAGTTTTTTTAAAAAGTTTAAAGAAAAAATGTTAGGAACAACAGAAGAAGTACAAGAAACGGTTTCGATTACGAATAAATTTAAAGAAGGTTTAGCAAAAACAAGAAATCAATTTACATCCAAAGTTAACGATCTTGTTGCTAGATATCGTAAAGTGGATGAAGACTTTTTCGAAGAACTGGAAGAAATCTTACTACAAGCGGATGTTGGTTTTGAAACGGTTGTGGAGTTAATGGAATCCTTGCGCTTTGAAGTGCAACGTAAAAATATTAAAGACACAGCGGGTATTCAATCTGTTATTTCCGAGAAACTTGTAGAGATTTATGAAGCAGGTGATGACAATTCAACCGAGCTTCAACTGGAAAACGAAGGGTTATCTGTTATTTTATTTGTTGGAGTAAATGGAGTAGGGAAAACAACGACTATTGGGAAACTTGCTCATCGTTTAAAAGGGGAAGGAAAGAAAGTTATACTTGCTGCAGGAGATACATTCCGCGCTGGTGCTATTGATCAGCTTCAGGTATGGGGCGATAGAGTAGGCGTGGAAGTGATTAAGCAAGCAGAAGGATCTGATCCTGCTGCAGTTATGTATGACGCGATTAGAGCTGCAAAAACGCGTAATGCGGACGTGTTAATATGTGACACTGCAGGGCGACTTCAAAACAAAGTAAACTTAATGAATGAGTTAGAAAAAATTCATCGTGTAATTTCAAGAGAAATTCCAAATGCTCCTCACGAAGTTTTACTAGCGCTTGATGCTACTACTGGTCAAAATGCGCTTGTGCAAGCTCAAACTTTTAAAGAAGTAACAAATGTTACAGGAATTGTTTTAACAAAGCTAGATGGGACTGCAAAAGGCGGTATCGTGTTAGCTATTCGAAACAAGCTTCATATCCCTGTAAAATTTGTGGGCTTAGGGGAACAAATGGATGATCTGCAACCATTTGACGCAGAAAAATATGTCTATGGTCTATTTGCAGAAGGTCTCGAACTAGAAAGTGAAAACGAAACAGACAAGTAA
- a CDS encoding putative DNA-binding protein codes for MIEKTTRMNFLFDFYQALLTDKQRSYMQLYYLDDLSLGEIAEEYSISRQAVYDNIRRTEAMLEEYEEKLNLLTKFEKRQETIEQLLLLVKDQSSEKTLIQLINQLKEWD; via the coding sequence ATGATTGAAAAAACAACTCGTATGAATTTTCTCTTCGATTTTTACCAAGCATTATTAACAGATAAACAAAGAAGCTATATGCAGCTTTACTATTTAGATGATTTATCTCTTGGCGAAATTGCAGAGGAATACAGCATTTCGAGGCAAGCGGTTTACGATAATATACGTCGAACAGAAGCAATGTTAGAGGAGTATGAAGAGAAACTAAACCTTTTAACAAAGTTCGAAAAACGACAAGAAACGATTGAACAGCTACTGCTATTAGTAAAGGATCAATCATCTGAAAAAACACTGATTCAACTCATTAATCAATTAAAAGAATGGGATTAG
- the ffh gene encoding signal recognition particle protein has translation MAFEGLAERLQGTLQKIKGKGKISEADVKEMMRDVRYALLEADVNLKVVKEFVKNVSERAVGQEVMKSLTPGQHVIKIVKDELTVLMGGEQSQISFSSRPPTVIMMVGLQGAGKTTTTGKLANVLRKKYNKKPLLVAADIYRPAAIKQLETIGKQLSLPVFALGTDVSPVEIVKQAMDHAKEEHYDVVIVDTAGRLHIDETLMQELKDIRAIKEPDEVFLVVDAMTGQDAVNVANNFNESIGITGVVLTKLDGDTRGGAALSIRSVTQKPIKFVGMGEKMDALEPFHPERMASRILGMGDMMSLIEKAQANVDEEKAKELEEKFRTQSFTLDDFLDQIGQMKKMGPLDEILKMLPGAGKIKGLENAKVDEKQMDRVEAIIYSMTTQEKTTPEIISGPRKKRIAKGSGTTIQDVNRLLKQFEDMKKMMKQMTNMQQKGKKKMKMPGLDSLFK, from the coding sequence ATGGCGTTTGAAGGATTAGCTGAGCGACTCCAGGGAACACTTCAGAAAATCAAAGGAAAAGGAAAGATTTCTGAAGCAGACGTAAAAGAAATGATGCGAGACGTCCGCTATGCGCTACTTGAAGCGGACGTAAACTTAAAAGTAGTAAAAGAATTTGTAAAAAATGTATCCGAACGAGCTGTTGGGCAAGAAGTCATGAAAAGCTTAACACCAGGTCAACATGTCATTAAAATTGTTAAAGATGAACTGACGGTGTTAATGGGTGGAGAGCAAAGTCAAATTTCTTTTTCTTCCAGACCACCAACTGTCATTATGATGGTTGGCTTACAAGGTGCAGGTAAAACAACAACTACTGGAAAGCTTGCAAATGTACTTCGTAAAAAGTACAATAAGAAGCCTTTATTAGTTGCGGCCGATATTTACCGACCTGCAGCAATAAAGCAGCTAGAAACGATCGGGAAACAACTTTCTTTACCAGTATTTGCGTTAGGGACAGATGTTTCACCTGTTGAAATTGTAAAACAGGCGATGGATCATGCAAAAGAGGAGCATTATGACGTTGTAATCGTCGATACTGCGGGTCGACTCCATATTGATGAAACCCTAATGCAAGAGTTAAAAGATATTCGTGCAATTAAAGAACCGGATGAAGTATTTTTAGTTGTGGACGCAATGACAGGGCAAGATGCGGTCAATGTGGCGAATAATTTTAACGAATCAATTGGAATTACAGGAGTTGTCCTGACAAAGCTTGATGGGGATACTCGAGGCGGAGCAGCACTGTCCATCCGTTCCGTAACGCAAAAGCCTATTAAATTTGTCGGTATGGGTGAAAAAATGGATGCTTTAGAACCATTCCATCCAGAGCGAATGGCTTCCCGTATTTTAGGTATGGGCGATATGATGTCCCTTATCGAAAAAGCGCAAGCAAATGTCGATGAAGAGAAAGCGAAGGAATTAGAAGAAAAATTCCGTACACAATCTTTTACATTAGACGATTTCTTAGATCAAATTGGCCAAATGAAGAAAATGGGACCACTAGATGAAATTTTAAAAATGCTTCCAGGAGCGGGTAAAATTAAAGGGTTAGAAAATGCAAAAGTCGATGAAAAGCAAATGGATCGTGTAGAAGCGATTATTTACTCCATGACCACGCAAGAAAAAACAACACCTGAAATCATTAGTGGTCCAAGGAAAAAAAGAATTGCAAAAGGATCTGGTACTACGATACAAGACGTTAACAGATTATTGAAGCAATTTGAAGACATGAAAAAAATGATGAAGCAAATGACAAACATGCAACAAAAAGGGAAGAAAAAGATGAAAATGCCAGGTTTAGACTCGCTTTTCAAATAA
- the rpsP gene encoding 30S ribosomal protein S16: MAVKIRLKRMGAKKSPFYRIVVADSRSPRDGRQIETVGTYNPLTKPAEVKINEELALKWLQDGAKPSDTVRNLFSEQGIMEKFHNVKLGK, from the coding sequence ATGGCAGTTAAAATTCGTTTAAAACGTATGGGAGCAAAAAAATCTCCTTTCTATCGTATTGTAGTAGCAGACTCTCGCTCACCACGTGATGGTCGTCAAATTGAAACAGTAGGTACTTACAACCCACTTACTAAACCAGCTGAAGTTAAAATTAACGAAGAATTAGCGTTAAAATGGCTTCAAGACGGTGCGAAACCATCTGATACAGTACGTAACTTGTTCTCAGAGCAAGGAATTATGGAGAAATTCCATAACGTAAAACTCGGCAAATAA
- a CDS encoding KH domain-containing protein — MEQLIRAIVKPLVDYPEKVQIEKEENVNRIVYKLSVHPEDMGKVIGKQGRVAKAIRTIVYSAAGSHQKKKTYVDILD; from the coding sequence GTGGAGCAGCTGATCAGAGCAATTGTTAAACCATTAGTTGATTATCCAGAAAAAGTTCAGATTGAAAAAGAAGAGAATGTAAACCGTATAGTTTATAAACTTTCTGTTCATCCTGAAGATATGGGGAAAGTTATTGGCAAACAAGGGCGAGTGGCGAAAGCAATTCGTACTATTGTTTACTCAGCAGCAGGCAGTCACCAGAAGAAAAAAACATATGTCGACATTTTAGATTAA
- the rimM gene encoding ribosome maturation factor RimM (Essential for efficient processing of 16S rRNA), with translation MEWFNVGKIVNTHGIWGEVRVISTTDFADERYEVGSELGLYKADGSKPIIVKVASHRKHKNFDLLTFEGFSLLKDVEPLRNAVLKVSEKYLTDLEDNEFYFHEIIGCTVESLEGETIGKVTEILQTGANDVWTVQPAKGKAHYIPYIEDVVKSVDIDNKKITIDVLDGLLS, from the coding sequence ATGGAATGGTTTAACGTTGGAAAAATAGTGAACACTCACGGTATTTGGGGGGAAGTTCGTGTTATTTCTACTACAGACTTTGCAGACGAGCGCTATGAGGTAGGTAGTGAGCTAGGGCTTTATAAAGCGGATGGATCCAAACCGATTATCGTTAAAGTAGCAAGTCATCGAAAGCATAAAAACTTCGATTTATTAACATTTGAAGGTTTTTCTTTGCTAAAAGATGTAGAACCTCTTCGAAATGCGGTATTAAAAGTATCCGAAAAATATCTTACAGATTTAGAAGATAACGAATTCTATTTTCATGAGATTATTGGCTGTACAGTTGAATCGTTAGAAGGCGAAACAATTGGTAAGGTTACAGAAATTCTTCAAACTGGTGCAAACGATGTATGGACAGTGCAACCTGCAAAGGGCAAAGCACACTACATTCCGTATATTGAGGATGTAGTAAAATCAGTTGATATTGATAATAAAAAAATTACTATTGATGTATTAGATGGTTTGTTGTCATGA
- the trmD gene encoding tRNA (guanosine(37)-N1)-methyltransferase TrmD, which yields MNIHILSLFPEMFTGVFNSSILKKAQEKNEVAINVVNFRDFSGNKHHQVDDYPYGGGAGMVLKPEPLFNAVESLTTNSEQRRRIILLCPQGERFTQQKAEELAQEEELIFVCGHYEGYDERIREHLVTDEISIGDFVLTGGELAAMTVVDSVVRLLPNVLGNAESHEKDSFSTGLLEHPHYTRPVEFRGYKVPDVLLSGNHAAIDKWRREQSLKRTFERRPELLEQMELTEKEQQMLHTIKKH from the coding sequence ATGAACATTCATATTCTTTCGCTTTTTCCAGAAATGTTTACAGGCGTTTTTAATTCGTCCATTTTGAAAAAAGCTCAGGAGAAGAATGAAGTTGCGATTAATGTAGTGAATTTCCGTGATTTCTCAGGTAACAAGCATCATCAGGTAGACGATTACCCATATGGTGGTGGTGCAGGAATGGTATTAAAGCCAGAGCCACTTTTTAATGCGGTTGAATCACTTACTACGAATTCAGAACAAAGAAGACGCATTATTCTACTTTGTCCTCAAGGAGAGCGCTTTACGCAGCAAAAAGCAGAGGAACTTGCGCAAGAAGAGGAACTCATCTTCGTTTGTGGGCATTATGAGGGCTATGATGAACGTATTCGCGAGCATTTAGTTACAGATGAGATATCTATAGGTGATTTTGTTCTTACAGGCGGAGAACTAGCTGCAATGACTGTTGTAGATAGCGTCGTAAGGTTACTACCCAATGTTTTGGGTAATGCGGAATCACATGAAAAGGATTCTTTTTCAACGGGGCTTCTAGAACATCCTCACTATACGCGTCCTGTGGAATTTCGTGGCTATAAAGTGCCGGATGTTTTATTGTCAGGCAATCACGCGGCCATTGATAAATGGAGACGAGAGCAGTCGTTAAAACGAACGTTTGAAAGAAGACCGGAGCTATTAGAACAAATGGAGTTAACTGAGAAAGAGCAACAAATGCTTCATACAATAAAGAAACACTAA
- the rplS gene encoding 50S ribosomal protein L19 — protein sequence MQNIISAITKEQLRTDLPTFRPGDTVRVHVKVVEGTRERIQMYEGVVIKRRGGGISETFTVRKISSGVGVERTFPVHTPKIANLEVVRRGKVRRAKLYYLRDLRGKAARIKERR from the coding sequence ATGCAAAACATTATTTCAGCAATTACTAAAGAACAATTACGTACAGATCTTCCTACTTTCCGTCCAGGTGACACAGTTCGTGTACACGTTAAGGTAGTAGAGGGAACTCGTGAACGTATCCAAATGTACGAAGGTGTTGTAATTAAACGTCGTGGTGGCGGAATTAGCGAAACTTTCACAGTTCGTAAAATTTCATCAGGTGTTGGTGTTGAACGTACATTCCCTGTACACACACCAAAAATTGCAAACTTAGAAGTTGTCCGTCGTGGTAAAGTTCGTCGTGCTAAATTGTACTACTTACGTGACCTACGTGGTAAAGCTGCTCGTATTAAAGAGCGTCGCTAA
- the lepB gene encoding signal peptidase I: protein MEKVKKEKNELWEWSKALLIAFGLAAIIRFFLFTPIVVDGESMMPTLKNGDRMVVNKIGYMVGEPDRYDIVVFHAPEQKNYIKRVIGLPGDHVEFKNDQLFINGKELPEPYLEQYKSEITEGTLTGDFTLEDITQEKEIPEGYIFVMGDNRLYSKDSRHIGLVAIDEVIGNTNFVFWPLNEIGLVK from the coding sequence ATGGAAAAAGTAAAAAAGGAAAAGAATGAATTATGGGAATGGTCAAAGGCACTATTAATAGCTTTTGGACTAGCAGCAATAATTCGGTTCTTTTTATTTACACCTATCGTAGTAGATGGAGAATCGATGATGCCGACTTTAAAAAATGGGGATCGTATGGTTGTCAATAAGATAGGGTACATGGTTGGTGAACCAGATCGTTACGATATTGTAGTATTTCATGCGCCAGAGCAAAAGAATTATATTAAACGTGTAATTGGACTACCTGGCGATCATGTAGAATTTAAAAATGATCAATTATTTATTAACGGAAAAGAACTACCAGAACCTTATTTAGAGCAGTATAAGAGTGAAATTACTGAAGGAACGTTAACAGGTGACTTCACTTTGGAAGATATTACGCAAGAGAAAGAAATCCCCGAAGGATACATATTCGTGATGGGAGATAATCGTTTGTATAGTAAAGATAGCCGACATATTGGACTTGTTGCAATTGACGAAGTAATCGGGAATACGAATTTTGTTTTTTGGCCTCTCAATGAAATTGGTTTGGTTAAATAA
- the ylqF gene encoding ribosome biogenesis GTPase YlqF yields MTIQWFPGHMAKARREVTENLKLVDIIFELIDARLPLSSRNPMIDDVVHQKTRLLILNKVDMADEVQTKKWIAYFESKGHPTVAINSLEGKGLQTVFKASKELLKPKWDRMKERGIKPRAIRAMIVGIPNVGKSTLINRFAKKNIAKTGNTPGVTKRQQWIKVEKEIELLDTPGILWPKFEDQQVGYKLALTGAIKDAVINMEDLAVYGLRFLQEHYPRRMEERYNLTEVSEDLVETFDHIGKLRRCYGSGGEIDYDQVAELIVRDVRNLHLGKLTFDFVDEN; encoded by the coding sequence ATGACAATTCAATGGTTTCCAGGTCATATGGCCAAAGCAAGAAGAGAAGTAACCGAAAATTTAAAGTTAGTTGATATCATTTTTGAGTTAATAGATGCACGTTTACCTCTGTCCTCTAGAAATCCAATGATTGATGATGTAGTTCATCAAAAAACGCGATTACTTATTCTTAACAAAGTGGATATGGCCGATGAAGTGCAAACAAAAAAATGGATAGCTTATTTTGAATCAAAAGGACATCCTACAGTAGCGATAAACTCTTTAGAGGGAAAAGGACTACAAACGGTATTTAAAGCCTCTAAAGAGCTTTTAAAGCCTAAATGGGATCGAATGAAAGAGAGAGGGATAAAACCTCGAGCAATTCGTGCGATGATTGTAGGAATTCCTAATGTAGGGAAATCCACACTTATTAATCGTTTTGCAAAGAAAAACATAGCAAAAACAGGAAATACACCTGGTGTAACGAAAAGACAGCAATGGATAAAAGTCGAAAAGGAAATCGAATTACTGGATACTCCTGGTATTCTTTGGCCGAAGTTTGAGGATCAACAAGTTGGCTATAAACTTGCTTTAACAGGTGCTATAAAAGATGCTGTAATCAATATGGAAGATTTAGCGGTATATGGACTTCGATTCTTACAAGAACATTATCCGAGACGGATGGAAGAACGATATAACTTAACTGAAGTTAGTGAAGACTTAGTTGAAACGTTCGACCATATCGGTAAACTAAGAAGATGCTACGGAAGTGGCGGAGAAATTGATTACGATCAAGTTGCAGAATTAATCGTTCGAGATGTTCGCAATTTACATCTCGGTAAATTAACTTTCGATTTTGTAGATGAAAATTAA
- a CDS encoding ribonuclease HII, with protein MLSLKEIKEKLAYANGTESWLKELEEDSRVGANKLFTSWKKKQHLKMLEKQAHEEKIMFDQSFCTSEHDLVAGVDEAGRGPLAGPVVTAAVILKSNAEELVGLNDSKQLSKAKRNELAVRIKNNAISYFIHFQSVEKIDELNIYEATKQSMTEAVLSLTEQPSVVLVDAMALPIDIDTHSIIKGDAKSLAIAAASILAKTARDHYMDQLHEEFPAYLFNNHAGYGTKQHVEMILKHGPTEHHRKTFEPIKSMISLSRGSNLN; from the coding sequence ATGTTAAGTTTAAAAGAAATTAAAGAAAAACTAGCGTATGCAAACGGAACAGAGTCATGGTTAAAAGAGTTAGAAGAGGATAGTCGAGTAGGGGCAAATAAGCTATTCACTAGTTGGAAGAAAAAACAACATCTCAAAATGCTTGAAAAACAAGCGCATGAAGAGAAGATTATGTTCGATCAAAGTTTTTGTACTAGCGAACATGATTTGGTAGCTGGTGTGGACGAAGCAGGGAGGGGACCTTTAGCAGGACCAGTTGTGACTGCGGCGGTTATTTTGAAAAGTAATGCAGAGGAATTAGTTGGTTTAAATGACTCGAAGCAACTTTCAAAAGCGAAACGAAATGAACTTGCAGTAAGGATTAAAAACAATGCAATAAGTTATTTCATCCATTTTCAATCAGTGGAAAAAATTGATGAACTCAATATTTACGAAGCTACAAAGCAATCGATGACGGAAGCGGTGTTAAGTTTAACAGAACAACCTTCTGTCGTGTTAGTGGATGCGATGGCTTTACCGATTGACATAGATACGCATTCCATAATTAAAGGGGATGCGAAAAGTTTAGCAATTGCTGCTGCATCTATACTTGCTAAGACAGCACGTGATCACTATATGGATCAATTACATGAAGAATTTCCTGCTTATTTATTCAATAACCATGCAGGATATGGCACGAAACAACATGTTGAAATGATACTAAAACATGGGCCGACTGAACATCATCGCAAAACATTTGAACCGATTAAATCCATGATTTCATTGAGTCGAGGGTCTAACCTCAACTGA